The Leclercia sp. S52 genome has a segment encoding these proteins:
- a CDS encoding PLP-dependent aminotransferase family protein: MKKYQRLAQQIISQIELGVWQPGDKLPSLREQVTSSGMSFMTVGHAYQMLESQGRIVARPQSGYYVAARPTGQQPMPPAQVMRDEAVDINTYIFDVLQASRDPSVVPFASAFPDPRLFPLQQLNRSLANVSKTATAMSVIENLPPGNVDLRHAIARRYAQQGMNISPDEIVITAGALEALNLSLQAVTEPGDWVIVENPCFYGALQALERLKLKALSVATDVHEGIDLNALAQALNDYPVKACWLMTNGQNPLGFTLSADKKAQLIDLLTEHSVTLIEDDVYSELYYGREKPLPAKAWDRSDMTLHCSSFSKCLVAGFRIGWVAAGKHARRIQQLQLMSTLSTSSPMQLALVDYLATKRYDAHLRRLRRTLAERKQQAWQALLRHLPAEVKIHHSDSGYFLWLELPAPLDAGELSAQALVHHISIAPGKMFSTSDTWTPFFRFNTSWAWGEREEQAVIQLARIISRMLKTQK, from the coding sequence ATGAAAAAATACCAGCGCCTGGCACAGCAAATCATTTCGCAGATCGAACTCGGCGTCTGGCAGCCCGGCGATAAGCTGCCCTCCCTGCGCGAGCAGGTCACCAGCAGCGGAATGAGCTTTATGACCGTGGGTCACGCGTATCAGATGCTGGAGAGCCAGGGGCGCATTGTGGCGCGTCCCCAGTCGGGCTACTACGTCGCGGCCCGTCCCACCGGGCAGCAGCCGATGCCGCCCGCGCAGGTGATGCGCGATGAAGCGGTGGATATCAATACCTATATCTTCGATGTGTTACAGGCCAGCCGCGATCCCTCGGTGGTGCCTTTTGCCTCGGCTTTTCCCGATCCGCGTCTCTTTCCCTTACAACAGCTGAACCGCTCCCTGGCGAACGTCAGTAAAACCGCCACCGCCATGAGCGTGATCGAGAACCTGCCGCCGGGCAACGTCGATCTGCGCCACGCCATCGCCCGTCGCTACGCCCAGCAGGGGATGAATATCTCCCCGGATGAAATTGTCATTACCGCCGGGGCCCTCGAAGCGCTGAACCTCAGCCTGCAGGCGGTCACCGAACCGGGCGACTGGGTGATCGTCGAAAACCCCTGTTTCTACGGGGCGCTACAGGCGCTGGAGAGGCTGAAACTCAAGGCGCTGTCGGTGGCCACCGACGTGCACGAGGGGATCGATCTTAACGCCCTGGCGCAGGCACTGAACGACTATCCGGTTAAAGCCTGCTGGCTGATGACCAACGGCCAGAATCCGCTGGGCTTTACCCTCAGCGCCGACAAAAAGGCGCAGCTTATCGATTTGCTCACTGAACATAGCGTCACGCTGATTGAGGACGACGTCTACAGCGAACTCTATTACGGACGTGAAAAGCCGCTCCCGGCAAAAGCCTGGGACCGCAGCGATATGACGTTGCACTGCTCCTCTTTCTCTAAATGCCTGGTGGCCGGGTTCCGTATCGGCTGGGTGGCGGCAGGGAAACATGCCCGCCGCATTCAGCAGTTGCAGCTGATGAGCACCTTATCCACCAGCTCCCCGATGCAGCTGGCACTGGTGGATTATCTCGCCACCAAACGCTACGACGCCCACCTCAGACGCCTGCGCCGCACCCTGGCGGAGCGCAAGCAGCAGGCGTGGCAGGCGCTGCTGCGCCATCTGCCCGCCGAAGTGAAAATCCACCACAGCGACAGCGGCTACTTCTTATGGCTGGAGCTGCCCGCGCCGCTGGATGCCGGGGAGCTCAGCGCCCAGGCGCTGGTGCATCACATCAGCATTGCGCCGGGCAAGATGTTCTCGACGTCCGACACCTGGACGCCGTTTTTCCGCTTTAACACTTCCTGGGCCTGGGGAGAGCGGGAGGAGCAGGCGGTGATCCAGTTAGCGCGGATAATTAGCAGAATGTTAAAAACGCAAAAATAG
- the ydcS gene encoding putative ABC transporter substrate-binding protein YdcS, which produces MSKKFARSSLCALGMTVLAAQAAEPPKEIGQGEGRLDIIAWPGYIERGETDKAYDWVTAFEKETGCKVNVKTAATSDEMVSLMAKGGYDLVTASGDASLRLIMGKRVQPINPDLIPNWKTLDPRIVKGEWFNVDGKAYGTPYQWGPNLLMYNTKTFPTPPDTWGVIFKEQNLPDGKTNKGRVQAYDGPIYIADAALYVKATQPELGITDPYQLTEAQYAAVVKVLKDQHPLIHRYWHDTTVQMSDFKNEGVVASSAWPYQANALKGENQPIGTVFPKEGVTGWADTTMLHADAKHPMCAYKWMNWSLTPKVQGDLAAWFGSLPVVAEGCKASTLLGDKGCETNGYNYFDKIMFWKTPVANGGKFVPYSRWVQDYIAIMGGR; this is translated from the coding sequence ATGAGCAAAAAATTTGCCCGTAGCAGTCTGTGCGCGCTCGGCATGACGGTATTGGCTGCGCAGGCGGCAGAGCCGCCAAAAGAGATCGGTCAGGGCGAAGGGCGGCTGGATATCATTGCCTGGCCGGGCTACATCGAACGCGGCGAGACCGACAAAGCCTACGATTGGGTCACCGCCTTTGAGAAAGAGACCGGCTGTAAAGTAAATGTCAAAACCGCCGCCACCTCCGACGAGATGGTCAGCCTGATGGCGAAGGGCGGTTACGACCTGGTGACCGCCTCCGGCGATGCCTCCCTGCGCCTGATTATGGGCAAACGCGTTCAGCCGATTAATCCCGATTTAATCCCCAACTGGAAAACCCTCGACCCGCGGATCGTTAAAGGGGAGTGGTTTAACGTCGACGGTAAAGCCTACGGCACGCCCTATCAGTGGGGACCAAACCTGCTGATGTACAACACCAAAACTTTCCCGACGCCGCCTGATACCTGGGGCGTCATCTTTAAAGAACAAAACCTGCCGGACGGCAAAACCAACAAAGGGCGGGTTCAGGCCTACGATGGCCCGATCTATATTGCCGATGCGGCGCTGTACGTCAAAGCCACTCAGCCGGAGCTGGGCATCACCGACCCCTATCAGCTGACCGAAGCGCAGTACGCGGCTGTCGTGAAAGTGCTGAAAGATCAGCACCCGCTGATCCACCGCTACTGGCACGACACTACCGTGCAGATGAGTGATTTCAAAAACGAAGGGGTGGTTGCTTCCAGCGCCTGGCCGTATCAGGCCAATGCCCTCAAGGGCGAGAATCAGCCGATTGGCACCGTCTTCCCGAAAGAGGGGGTAACGGGCTGGGCGGACACCACCATGCTGCACGCCGACGCCAAACACCCGATGTGCGCCTACAAGTGGATGAACTGGTCGCTGACGCCGAAAGTGCAGGGCGATCTGGCGGCTTGGTTCGGTTCATTGCCGGTGGTAGCGGAAGGTTGTAAAGCCAGCACCCTGCTGGGCGACAAAGGCTGTGAAACCAACGGCTACAACTATTTCGACAAAATCATGTTCTGGAAAACGCCTGTCGCCAACGGCGGCAAATTTGTGCCTTACAGCCGCTGGGTGCAGGACTACATCGCCATTATGGGTGGTCGTTAA
- a CDS encoding cold-shock protein, translated as MSSNIHFRCPCCHGSQFRTSAFDVSEKNPHGAKCIFCKSSMITFDHLAVLSHAQRVPFEFRK; from the coding sequence ATGAGTTCTAATATCCATTTTCGTTGCCCTTGCTGTCATGGTTCGCAGTTCCGTACTTCCGCATTTGACGTGTCTGAAAAAAATCCACACGGTGCGAAGTGCATTTTCTGCAAATCATCAATGATCACCTTTGACCATTTAGCCGTGCTGAGTCATGCACAGCGGGTCCCGTTTGAGTTCCGTAAGTAA